The Glycine soja cultivar W05 chromosome 9, ASM419377v2, whole genome shotgun sequence sequence GGGAGGGGACAAGGTGGACGCATAAAGGGTTCTAATGAGAGACATTTTTCACTGTTTAGTCATCAATCTTTATGGTGTGTGAGCGAGAATTTTGCTGTTATGCAGAAGATTGGAAACGTTGTAACATTTCAGAGCTGGTTGGAATCTTAAGTTCAGTTCTTTTTTAGGTGGACTAGTGTAAATTTTATAGGAATAGGAATGAAGATGCTTTAACTGGTGCACTGTTCCTAACATGTTGATGACTGTCAAAACTCATAAGCACGTGTCTTTATgcataaagttattttttcgAATAAGAAatggatttattttttaattattgactgGTTCAGATTGTagatcattttaattattattattacttcttTTAAATATGATGGGATTTTCATGCCCAGCATTGCTCAGTACCTTCTATGACATGCATGACTCTACTCTGACAGATTTTATTCATTCCATAGTGAATTGTTTCCTTAGTTATCCGTAAAATGATTATGAATGTGATGATGTAACTGCTTCACGATAGCAAAATGCATATTACTTGATCTTTCTAGCTTACTTTTGCAAGATCAATGAAATAGTTCAATTTGATAGAATAGATTTGATGGTCCAAAGATTTGGGATAGGGGGGTTGGTTACAGTTTGAAACATTCCTTAGGTACTGCTGTTAACTGCAAGGAAATTTTGTATCCAACGGTCATcaagaaataattttcttttagcaGAGACTAAATTCTAAAGAGGTTTATAAATGTCTCTTTTGCTCAATGTTGAAGaccataatcataatcataattatgTACAAATTAAGCCTTCTTtatcttgctttttttttcttatgtagGAAGTTGTTATATTTTTTCCCTCAATTGTTAGTTTTGTAGCATCTACTTTGTCTAGAATGAGCGTATATTGTTTGGTCATtttgaactttgtttttcttAGATAATTACTAGATTCTGGATGTCTTTGTGTTCCAAAGCtgattttcttattcttttttctccttctcttgTTCCTGTTCTTTGCTGTTTTCTGCTTGTTTATATTAGGAAAATGTCAAGACAAAACATCCTCAGTTGCTATATGAGTCCAAGTTGTACAGAGTTCTCCAGGGAGGAAGTAATGCCTCTtctcatattaattttttttgtctttcttttatttgcacTTTTTGCAACAGGCCCTGCTTTTAGTAattgatattatttataatttataaatgattCTAACACAAATCTGGTATTGGCAGCTGGAATTCCAGATGTTAGATGGTTTGGAGTGGAGGGGGATTACAATGTTCTAGTAATGGATCTACTTGGACCTAGTCTTGAAGATCTATTTAACTTCTGCAGTAGAAAGCTCTCACTAAAGACAGTTCTCATGCTTGCTGATCAAATGGTAGGTCTTCCTCATCTTTTGAGTGAAGGAGAGAAAATTCCTATGAACTATTTCATTCAAAtgatactattaattaattactcgTATAGGTCCTCTAGGTCTTGTTTATGCAACTGATTAGAAATAACTACTTGGCTAACTAATAAACTAATAGTAACtacttgtattttgttttttggtcaGATCAACCGTGTTGAGTTTGTTCATTCTAAATCGTTTTTACATCGGGATATCAAACCAGATAATTTTCTCATGGGCTTGCGAAGGCGGGCAAACCAGGTGGCTGACCCTGTTTACTTGTAAGCCTTTGATGTATTGTATGTTAATGTATCATGTATTTATCCATTTGAATCTACATGTAGGTTTACTGTATTGATTTTGGTCTGGCGAAGAAATATAGAGATAGTTCAACCCATCAACACATTCCTTACAGGTACAATGATTCAGATACTAATCTAGGTTATCCCTTTTGTTGGACCTTGTTACCTAATTGAATTGATATGACTTTTGAAGTTGTAATTGTAACTTTTCATGTTTAGGGTGGTTGTTCTTGTTACTTCTCATGTTGTTACATGTTGTCAATGCTATATTACTGTTCATCGTCATCTTCATTAAGGGAGGGTGTTTTCATATGATTTCGTCAGAGCATAATTATATGTATGCGCTAGCAAATTGTGTTATCCATTAATTTAAGGGatcttaatcaatttaaaatattaagttatCTACGTGTCACATGATTATTGGTCGGGACCATGGATGGCGTGGTGGTCTTGGACCACCTAATAATTTCTCAATTAAAGGGAAAACTGGAGTGGCAtttactgaaaaaaaaatggtagaatTGCTGCCTAAGATGGTCTGGACATGTGATAAGAAGACCAATAAAATTAGAAGCCCTAATAAGTTGATCATTTGGAGGTTGGCCCAATAATAAGTGGTTGAGGTAGACCAAGAAAGACTTTTGGTGAAACTTCTATAAAAGATCTAGAATCAAATGTTCTCTATGAATTTTGAAGAATTGGTTGTGGATAAAACACAACATCATTTGATCCATATAGCGCACCTCACTTAGTAGGAAGATGCTTTGATTATTGTAACAAGACATCCTAAAATCAGCTATGTTGTGCTAGGTTATCCACTATGCCtataaatttatccttcttcCTTTTGATGCAGAATCTGTCAAGTTCCAAAGcttggtttatatatatatgatatgccCTTCTTCCtgcattatttataatttgcagACAAGTTTTAATTTTGCACCGATGCCATTGTTTAGTTTTCTATTCAGAAGAAATGTATTCACCTGATTAGTAGGTGGTgagatattaaatttgattatgtgTAGAATGCTTTTTTGCATTGCCATATCATCCTAGTTTTGTGATTTATAGGATAAGGTTATTATTCTTGTTCGTGATGTCGCATTCATATGTCTGCCTCATTTTATGGTCTATGTAGCCTGCCCCAGACTTGGCTAGTGCTGTTTTAATATTACTTTAATTTGTAAGTGTGACATATATTCTATTTGATCATTAAACTGCAGggaaaataagaatttaactGGGACTGCTAGATATGCGAGTATGAATACCCACCTTGGCATTGGTATGTATGGCTGTATGATTCTTACCTGGCATTGATTAATGTGTGGCAAAAAGCAAAGTTATGTCATCTAACAGATACACATTGCTTGGTCCTTTTTATGATCAATGCACAGAGCAAAGTCGGAGAGATGATTTGGAGTCTCTTGGTTATGTCTTGATGTATTTCTTGAGAGGAAGGTGATTATTGCTGTCTACCTTGCATTGTTATCATCAAGTACCGTGCTGAGTGCCTTTGATCTGATATTCATTTTATACGTAGTCTCCCTTGGCAAGGACTTAAAGCTGgaacaaagaaacaaaagtatgagagaattagtgaaaaaaaggtTTCTACCTCAATTGAGGTGGGTACTGTTATTATTGGCCTCCTTGAATCCATATTTTGCACTATTTCTTGAATTATACTGATAACTTGTTGATTATTCCAGGCCTTGTGTCGAGGTTATCCAACAGAATTTGCATCATACTTCCATTACTGCCGCTCATTAAGGTTTGATGATAGGCCAGATTATGCTTACCTCAAAAGAATATTTCGTGACCTGTTTATTCgtgaaggtgtgaaactaaTCTCGCATAGAGTGCATCACTTTTGTCTCTGGCCTTGAGTTTATTGTGTATATACTCTTTtatgatttgcttttcaatttaTGAAAGATCATGtgtattttatcaataaattgaCATGTGGACAGGATTCCAGTTTGATTATGTGTTTGATTGGACAATCTTGAAGTATCAGCAATCACAGCTAGCTGCTCCTCCAGCACGTGCCATTGTAAGCAGTTTTCTTTACTCTTGATTACTTTTTCCTTTGGGATCTTTCACTTCAGCCATGGATAGAATTCTGAGATGGCAAGATGCTTGTATTTTAGGGTCCTAATGTTGGAACTAGTTCAGCATTGCCACCAGCTGTGACTAATGCTGATAGACAGACAGGTAATTTCTTTATTGTCTGTATATTTCTTCATGGCATTGAAATTTGGCAGTGTTATATTGAAGTTTTTGCTTTCTTTAGTATATTCAAGTCTAATCCATGCTGTCTAGCTTGCTGTTCTTGGTGTGATCTAaccttttctatcatttttaaaatttaaaatttcaaatctaattttatttaattcattacAACAATAAAGCCTTGTCCCGCTAGGTGAGGCCTGCTACATGGATCACATGACGTCATTTGGCATAGTTAGAAACCAAAGTTTCAGAAATGTTATCAAGTTTGAGATCTCACTTGATGATTTCCTCCAACGTCCTTTTTGGTCTCCCTCTACAGaaaccaattttatttaattctttctgtaaaaataattactttttgcTGCCTCACATTGGTTGTTGTTGCTCTAATGTTGTCTTTATTTTTCAGCAACTTGTTAACATATCTTGAGCTTTCTGTCGCCAATTTTTTACCCCTTACAGGAGAGGAAGAAGGGCGACCTCCTGGTCTGGTTTCAGGGGATTCCACAAGGCGAAGAATGACAGGGCCCATCCCAAACTCTGTAAACATTTCAAAGCAGAAAAATCCAGTCACCACGGATGCTGCCCTTAATAAGGAAGCCATGGTAAGTTGTTTGGATTGCACGGTTTCTTTGGGGTTCTTTTTAAAAATCAGATCATTCTTAACTCCTCATTATGAGTCTAACGTGTGTCAAATCATGCAGTTATCGAGGCCCAATGTCTTGGGCCAGTCAAGTGGATCAAGACGAGCTGCTGTTTCTAGTAGTCGTGATGCATTTGTTGGTTCTGATTTGGATCTTCGTACTCGTACTACTGAAACTAACCCTGGAACAGCGCCCAAAACATCATCTGTAAGAAATGCTTCTCATGTCAAGAGCTATGAAACTGCAGTCAAGGGCATTTGAGGGTTTGCAATTAGAAAATGATGAGAAGGCACATTATTAATTCCTCACCTTTTCATGTTGTAAATACAAATTTTAGATGCCGGACACTACAATAGTTGCATGTGTTACTAAGGTGAGTTGTGAAGGGATGTTGATATGAACTCAGAAATCTGGGCTTGTGTTGTTTAACCCTCGTGTTCATACTGATCAAGCGGGTAAGCTGAAAGAACCTGAGCTAAATCAGGGTTTGTTGATTTGTTCTTGCTTTATAGCTCAGGTTTACACTGGCTCTTGTCTTCTGGCGGGAACCCTAAATTTTGTAACCTTTTCCTGTGAGTTATTATTGATTTTCCAGATGTTTAAAGTGTCATGTCGACCACATTGTTCAAAACTATCAAACACCAgcaaaaatctataaaaatttGGATAAGACTAAAGTTTCCAAGATGTGAACCGGAGATTACTGCGGTATTTAGGAATATTCAAGGTTCTTGAAATGTTTCTACCCTGTGAAATTCTTGAGCGTGCTATCTATTTTGCCCACCCCTAGTTAAGACCATGGTATTTGCTCTTAAATCCTAATAGATCTTGTGAATGAAATTAGCTTCTCTCATGTCTTGCTAGACTTCATTTGTTGATTATTACCTCGGATGAAAACGGTAGGAAACACgcggttttttctttttacttcccAAAATGTTAAGTGGGAAGTTACTTTTATCCTTAGCGTGCTATGTTTGTAAAACTGTGGATGAATCACATTGGAATGATAGGAATTCAAAGATTGTGtagatatgaaaaaatataattgagaatgacttaaaaaaattaatatatattacttatatcaataagatgtatttattttttttggtaatttattacTTAAGAACTCTATAGTTAAACGTGCTTGACTTGAAGTAGTTATGTGATGAGTGATCTTCTAACTAATTTTTTGGAAAGCATGCAAGTATAAAGTACACCGAAAAATATCATGTTAATTTGTAGGGACAATCATTGATCCTGAGATCAGTCGAGCGGTGTCAAAATTGGTTGTTGATGTTTCAAAAAATGTTACCTACGAAAGATTTTGATCACCGGAGAGTTTTGACCCACAAGGAATTAAGTAAAGTATTACCGTAGGAAGTATCGTAGTGTGTAAGCCGTCGAGAAGTCGACAATCAACAATGTTACAATGTGCTTGAGTTTGGATATGACATTATATTACTAGACTTTATTATGTTATACAAAAATTTCCCTCTCCAAATTAATCCAAATTGTTGATAATTTTACTgtccatttatatattttatgagatATTCATATTTGAAATTgtcatatatgtttttttttagagaatttaAGTATTATTCGGTAGAAAGTCAGAAATTAATTTCTTGAGATACTGAGAATTATTTAAGAGGTTGACCTCTTCTAATAAAGTTTTTTCATATGCACGAAACGTGTCCATTAACCATATGCTTAACAGAGAAGATTATCTACCAATTATGTCACATCCTATTTGTTGTTATATGTGTTTTAGTTAAATCAACATTATTAGCAAATTTTCACATGTTGGTTTGTCTGAAACATGAGCTCGTAGATGGTTCTGTTTTACAATTGGATTGGATGTgcaaatgatttaattttgacatcatcaaatcGACTTGAAATGGGTGAAATCATTCTAAGAATGATGCACTCAATTTAGGCTTGTTGCAAAGCAATCACTAGGTCACacatctttaattatttatgtaattatacTTTATATTACTTTAATTAACGACTTATTGGTTCTACTAGAGATTAGTTAACTAAACATCTTTGCCTTGTTAATTACTAATATGAATTTTATAGCATTGAGCATAAGTactattttataactttatggtaaaacacaacataaaatatttacctaaattcaaatataatataataaagtagTTAATTACAAAACATTATATGCATTAATAttcataacaaataaaataatttaattcattttacatAATAAACTAATGAAATAACTAATTCATAAACTTAGTAGTATAAATTATGAAGACTATAAGtttaactctattttattttaaatttaatatatttaaaaatatttaaactaatttaatatGTCAAAAGTATCCACACTCATCCCTATTAGTTTATGCAAGTAAAATACCTATGTCTAGACCTAGACTCATAATATGAGTACTTTTAGGGATACTCATTGAAGTTCAATTGCTATCCTTGTTTATTGTTGATTGTTTTAAGACATTAGTGTATGACATTAAAAAACATCAACCATTTTCATTCGTGActtttagtttatataaaaaaactaataatgaaattatgacATGATACATTAAGTGATGCGATAGAACCTACGCTTCATGTCAAAAGACAAAAGGATAACATTTTAAAGTGGGATGattttttattggatttttCTCCCA is a genomic window containing:
- the LOC114368005 gene encoding casein kinase 1-like protein 1, producing the protein MEPRIGNKFRLGRKIGSGSFGEIYLGTNNQTNEEVAIKLENVKTKHPQLLYESKLYRVLQGGTGIPDVRWFGVEGDYNVLVMDLLGPSLEDLFNFCSRKLSLKTVLMLADQMINRVEFVHSKSFLHRDIKPDNFLMGLRRRANQVYCIDFGLAKKYRDSSTHQHIPYRENKNLTGTARYASMNTHLGIEQSRRDDLESLGYVLMYFLRGSLPWQGLKAGTKKQKYERISEKKVSTSIEALCRGYPTEFASYFHYCRSLRFDDRPDYAYLKRIFRDLFIREGFQFDYVFDWTILKYQQSQLAAPPARAIGPNVGTSSALPPAVTNADRQTGEEEGRPPGLVSGDSTRRRMTGPIPNSVNISKQKNPVTTDAALNKEAMLSRPNVLGQSSGSRRAAVSSSRDAFVGSDLDLRTRTTETNPGTAPKTSSVRNASHVKSYETAVKGI